The genomic region ACCCAGGCGGCGGCCAGGGTGGGGTCGGACGCAGTGGAGAGGGCCAGGCCCATCCGGCGCGCGCATTCGTCGGCGGTGAGCGCGCCGCTGTCGAGCAGGAGGCGGGCGCTGCGGCCGGCGATCAGGCCGTGCAGGTTAGTCTGCAAGGACAGACGGGTCAGGGTATCGCGCCAGAGGCCGGCGTGGGCGTCGTTTTGCAGCAGCGCGATGGCGGCGTGGGTGGCGTTGATGCGGTCGGCCATCTCATTCGCGGCGTCGTCGTTCAGTGAGGCGCAGGCGGCGGGGAGGCCGACGGCGATGCGCGCGACAAGGCCGTCGAGCACGTGGGCGACGACGGACAGGCTCGACCCGCGTACGTCGCCGTAGCGCTGGACGCTGGCGAGCGGGGGCAGGGCGTCCATGAGATGTCCGACATCGCTCGCCAGCGCGGCGGCTTCCTCGAGACGAGCCATCAGTTTGCGCGCGGCGTCGGGAAGGTTGGCGATCAGGATCTTGTCCAGCAGCGATGTGAGCGCGGGAAGGTCGGGCGCTTTTTCCGCGGCGTCGGAGGCGAACGCGGCGGCGGCGTCGCGCACGGTGTTGCCCCAAACGCCTTTTTCGATCAGCACGACCTCAAACTCAGGCTTCCATTGGATACGCCACGGCTCGCGGAAGGTGCCTTTGGCTCCGTGGGCGCGGCTGGTTTCGCCCCAGGGAACGCCCAGCAGAGCCAGGCGGTGCAGCAGCTCGCTGCGCTCCAAGTCGCTGGGCTTGCGTAGGTCCAGATCGTAGTCGCGCCATCCCGCTTCGGCGGGCAGGCGCAGGCGTTTTTGCAGCTTCTGGAGATCCTGCTGTAAGGGAACGGCGGGCGTTTCCGGCGGCACGGCGCCGAGCGCTTCGCCGACGATCAGATCGCGCTCGATCAGCTTCATCGGGAGATCGCTGCCGAAACAAAGCACCGTTTGCGTCGCCTCATTCATCTCCGGCAGGCCGGGGAGCGGCCTGCCGCGCATTGTCGCCAGACAGTCGGCGAGGCGAATCGCTTCAATCACACTGGCCGGCGAGGCGTCCAGGTCCTGCGCGCGCAGCAGATGCGCCACGCGTGTCAGCCAGCGCGCCGTGACGTGCGAGGGCGGTGTGGACCAGAGATGGTGATACCAGCCCGGCGACTCAACGCCCGCGCCGTAGCCGCTCGCAAATGACAAACGCCCATTGGTCCATGGGATCCAGGTCGCCGCGATCTTGACCTTGGGCAAGCCGTCCAGAATCGCCTTATCGGACTTCGCCGGCGGCATCTCGGCGAGCGCGGGCGCGTGCCACGCGCCGCAGACGACGGCGATCTTCGTGAAGCCTTCGCGCTGGGCCGTGCGGATCGTCTGCCGCATGTACGCCTCCCGCGCCTCCTCCAACTGATCGCGCACCGCCGGCGCTTCTTCGCGCAGCGCTCCCATCGCCTCGGTAATTCCCTCGAACAGATCCTGACCCTCGGGCTGCTGCTCGACGAGATGCTCCCACCACCGCTCGCTGTCGCTATATCCCGCCGCCTCGGCGAGGAGACGCAGAGGATCGCGCCGCAGGATTTCCTCCCGCTCACTGCGCGCGTTCTCGGGCGCCGGAGGCGTTTCCGCCTCGTCCTCATTCTCGGCTGTAGTCTCCTCGTCCGCCTTTTCCTCGATCACGCGCTCCATCGCCATTTGGTGCGTCTGCGGCAGATCCATAAAGCGTACGGGGATCTCGTGCGTCAAGCCGTAATGGATCGCCTGCCATTCGGGAGAATACTCCGCGAATGGATAGTACACCGACCGCCGGGGCAGGTCGGGATCGTAAAGCAGCAGCGCGACCGGCGGCCGCATTTCGGCGTGAGCGAGCAACGGCAGGACCGACGCGGCGTCCGGCGGCCCTTCGACGAGAATGACATCCGGGACAAGCGCCGTCAGCGCCCGCAGAACGCTGCGCGCCGAGCCGGGGCCGTGGTGCCGGATGCCGAAGATGTGTGGTGCATTTGCCGATTGAGTAGATGGCATGGGTATTCCGTGAAATGTTTGACTGCTATCGAAAATATACGATCAAAATCAGAGCGGGCGGTTTAACCGCCCGCTCCTAAAACCGCCATCATCTCTCTATCGTGAACGGACGCAGACTGTTCCAATGGAAATCAATCCCTAATCCGTAATCTCCCGGCAAGCGCGGTACAGATCTTTCCAGCCGTCGCGCTCCTTCAAAACCGTTTCCAAATACTCGCGCCACACAAGCCGATCCTGTACCGGATCCTTCACGACCGCTCCGAGAAGACCGGAGGCGATGTCGCTGGCGCTCAGGGTTCCGTCGCCGAAGTGGGCGGCGAGGGCGAGGCCGTTGTTGACGACGGAGATGGCTTCGGCGGTGCTGAGGGTGGAGGTGGGGGACTTGAGTTTGGTCTTGCCGTCCTCGGTGACGCCGCCGCGCAGTTCGCGGAAGATGGTGACGATGCGGCGGATTTCGGCGAGCGACGCCGGTTCGGCGGGCAGCTCCAGGGCGCGTCCGAGGCTGGCGGAGCGCTGCTGGACGATCTGGACTTCTTCCTCGGGCGTCGCGGGCAGCGGCAGCACGACAGTGTTAAAGCGGCGCTTGAGCGCGCTGGAGAGGTCGTTGACGCCCTTGTCGCGGTCGTTGGCGGTGGCGATGATGCTGAAGCCTTTGGTCGCCTGCACTTCGGCGCCGAGTTCGGGAATGGGGAGCGTCTTCTCGGAGAGGACGGTAATCAGCGAATCCTGCACGTCGGCGGGAATGCGCGTCAGCTCCTCCACGCGGGCGATCTTGCCGTCCTGCATGGCGCGCATCATAGGGCTTGGGACCAGGGCTTGCAGTGAGGGACCGTCGGCCAGAAGCCTGGCGTAGTTCCAGCCGTAGCGAATGGACTCTTCGCTCGTGCCCGCCGTGCCCTGGATGAGCAGCGTCGAGTCGCCGCTGATGGCGGCGGCGAGATGTTCGGAGACCCAGGTCTTCGCGGTGCCGGGGACGCCGAGCAGCAATAGAGCGCGATCGGTGGTCAGGGTGGCGACGGCGATTTCGACGATGCGGCGCGGGCCGATGTACTTGGGCGTGATCGTCACGCCGTTTTCCAGCGCTCCGCCGAGCAGATACGTGGCGACGGCCCAGGGCGAGAGCTTCCACTGGGGCGGCCGCTGGCGATTGTCCACGGACGCCAGCGCGTCGAGCTCCTGGGCGTACTGGTGTTCGGCGTGCTCACGGAGCAATGTCGTCGTCATAACGGGGAGTTCTCCTCGGAAATAGCGATATGTAAAGCGTTGCGGAAAGACAGGATTTGCGTGATTTCATCGACGCTCTTGCCCCAGACGTGAAAATCTTTGTGATCTCGGGGCCAAAGCGACAGAAATTCCTCGGCGAATTGAGGCGGCGCATTCCGCCCAATCTCCGAGAGCAAATTCGTATAGGACCACCAGGTCGAGGAATGGATTTTCTTTTTTACCGCCGCGCCAGCAATTGTCCTGGCGATCAAACGCGAGAACTCCAGCGACCATGCGCCGTCATGGCTTGCGGCCCAAGTCAGTACAGGATGCATTGGCGATAGTGGAATGTTTTCGATCAACGAAGTGAAAAGCGCCTCAAAATCGTCGGGCAACAGGCTTGACATCATCCCCGGAATTGAGCCGCTGGCGGCGGGATCGTTATCTAGGATGTCCTGAATAAGTACAGTGAGCCAATCTTTGTTTTGGCTGAACCGCGCCGCCCAGCGCCAGCCGGCCCGCAGCGATCCCCCCCAATCATTTTGGCGTGAGAGCGCGATCAAGTTGGAAGGGCTCTGTCGATAGTGCTCTGTCCAGAATTCGATAGGGACGGCGATGACAATTTGGCGGAGCCAAAACGCCTTCTCGCCTTCGCCCTGCGGGGGCTTCTTTTCGATTCCGTCACGCTCCATGGCGGCGTCGCAGGATTCGGGAGGAGCAACCTCCAAATGCGCTTTGCCGAGCAACGACTTGTGAACGGACAGCAATGGCTCGGCGCGCGCAATCATGCGCTGTGCGCGGCGGGAGTCGGGGAGGCGCGTGAGCAGATTTGCCGCGA from Capsulimonas corticalis harbors:
- a CDS encoding DUF5682 family protein yields the protein MPSTQSANAPHIFGIRHHGPGSARSVLRALTALVPDVILVEGPPDAASVLPLLAHAEMRPPVALLLYDPDLPRRSVYYPFAEYSPEWQAIHYGLTHEIPVRFMDLPQTHQMAMERVIEEKADEETTAENEDEAETPPAPENARSEREEILRRDPLRLLAEAAGYSDSERWWEHLVEQQPEGQDLFEGITEAMGALREEAPAVRDQLEEAREAYMRQTIRTAQREGFTKIAVVCGAWHAPALAEMPPAKSDKAILDGLPKVKIAATWIPWTNGRLSFASGYGAGVESPGWYHHLWSTPPSHVTARWLTRVAHLLRAQDLDASPASVIEAIRLADCLATMRGRPLPGLPEMNEATQTVLCFGSDLPMKLIERDLIVGEALGAVPPETPAVPLQQDLQKLQKRLRLPAEAGWRDYDLDLRKPSDLERSELLHRLALLGVPWGETSRAHGAKGTFREPWRIQWKPEFEVVLIEKGVWGNTVRDAAAAFASDAAEKAPDLPALTSLLDKILIANLPDAARKLMARLEEAAALASDVGHLMDALPPLASVQRYGDVRGSSLSVVAHVLDGLVARIAVGLPAACASLNDDAANEMADRINATHAAIALLQNDAHAGLWRDTLTRLSLQTNLHGLIAGRSARLLLDSGALTADECARRMGLALSTASDPTLAAAWVEGFLKGSGVILLHDETLWRVLDEWVSSLTPDAFTQLLPLLRRTFATFTPPERRQMGERVRDGAAPSTTHTSLDVEFDRERGEATLPLVRMLLGI
- a CDS encoding ATP-binding protein; translation: MTTTLLREHAEHQYAQELDALASVDNRQRPPQWKLSPWAVATYLLGGALENGVTITPKYIGPRRIVEIAVATLTTDRALLLLGVPGTAKTWVSEHLAAAISGDSTLLIQGTAGTSEESIRYGWNYARLLADGPSLQALVPSPMMRAMQDGKIARVEELTRIPADVQDSLITVLSEKTLPIPELGAEVQATKGFSIIATANDRDKGVNDLSSALKRRFNTVVLPLPATPEEEVQIVQQRSASLGRALELPAEPASLAEIRRIVTIFRELRGGVTEDGKTKLKSPTSTLSTAEAISVVNNGLALAAHFGDGTLSASDIASGLLGAVVKDPVQDRLVWREYLETVLKERDGWKDLYRACREITD
- a CDS encoding DUF5691 domain-containing protein; this translates as MKAWTDLVTSALLGAERAAPTLPAMDGLLGEHLARIAPDDREQAILSAAALLGAYRRAGRLPGAASAPPPSECPPDVQPECRPQTAHLISMTLGKQYAATLPEALNLLASAKRRLPAILLPELLDAGRRSRAIRSWVQTVADRRGVWLAAQNPEWAYLVPEDTGSLWTDGVGASRLAYYTIIRARDAERARTLLAESWSQEGASDRAAFLGAWEDNLTLEDEPFLENALDDRSKEVRKIAANLLTRLPDSRRAQRMIARAEPLLSVHKSLLGKAHLEVAPPESCDAAMERDGIEKKPPQGEGEKAFWLRQIVIAVPIEFWTEHYRQSPSNLIALSRQNDWGGSLRAGWRWAARFSQNKDWLTVLIQDILDNDPAASGSIPGMMSSLLPDDFEALFTSLIENIPLSPMHPVLTWAASHDGAWSLEFSRLIARTIAGAAVKKKIHSSTWWSYTNLLSEIGRNAPPQFAEEFLSLWPRDHKDFHVWGKSVDEITQILSFRNALHIAISEENSPL